A region from the Dermacentor andersoni chromosome 11, qqDerAnde1_hic_scaffold, whole genome shotgun sequence genome encodes:
- the LOC140214167 gene encoding tigger transposable element-derived protein 4-like, producing MQGEFQDATLGEGQPPDREDRETRATGLHPTGAPANPFLCITTQPSCELLPKAGELLRPKLRREVPLNKTARKYGIKPNTLSNYIKNKRTIMDAFENDKFKTSRKRMRTGAYPELEKALLVWIREARSNKLPLSGDIVAMKARTFATMLGIDDFVSPDGWLTRFKDRHDLVFKSVCGEKASVNQETCATWKDGKLREYLGEYRPEGIFNADETALVYRFLPENTLTFKDDDCAGGKRSKERVSVLIAANMTGTERCRLLVIGKAAKLRCFKGIKTLPVDYESYKKAWMTAEIFKSWITKLDRKFASSNRKVLILVDHCSAHMYVPALSAIRLAFVPANTTAVLQPMDQGIIKNVKILYRRHLFERMVLCMNNSAKYAVSLLSAIHMFARAWDRVKQETIANCFRACSFVTASSEDASAISPEEASTSELDSTDFGDALGDNNFEDYVAVDKAVETCSALTDKEIVEIIWPQESDYHVEDEPPPKAADAAASLALAERFLADEGNAEEAFRHIYSLQNLLSAARFGKKKQSKMTDYFS from the exons ATGCAGGGAGAGTTCCAGGATGCAACGCTAGGAGAAGGTCAGCCACCGGACAGGGAGGACAGGGAGACCCGAGCCACCGGACTTCACCCGACGGGGGcccctgccaacccgttcctgtgcatCACCACTCAACCCAGTTGTGAACTGCTGCCcaaggccggcgagcttctgcgccc GAAGTTGAGAAGGGAGGTGCCGCTAAACAAGACAGCGCGGAAGTACGGGATCAAGCCGAACACCCTCTCAAACTACATCAAGAACAAGCGCACAATAATGGATGCATTTGAGAACGACAAGTTCAAGACGTCTCGGAAACGAATGCGCACCGGCGCTTACCCAGAGTTGGAGAAGGCTCTGCTGGTTTGGATTAGGGAGGCTCGGAGCAACAAACTTCCTCTCAGCGGAGACATCGTTGCAATGAAAGCCCGAACGTTTGCAACAATGTTGGGGATCGATGACTTCGTTTCGCCAGATGGATGGCTGACGCGCTTTAAAGATCGCCATGACCTGGTCTTTAAGAGCGTGTGTGGTGAAAAAGCGTCCGTAAACCAGGAAACATGCGCCACGTGGAAGGACGGAAAGCTGCGTGAATATCTCGGCGAATACAGACCGGAAGGCATCTTCAATGCAGATGAGACTGCACTCGTCTATCGGTTTCTACCAGAGAATACCCTGACATTCAAGGACGACGACTGTGCTGGGGGCAAACGCAGCAAGGAGAGGGTGTCGGTGCTGATCGCGGCAAACATGACTGGCACGGAACGATGTCGCTTACTTGTGATCGGGAAAGCCGCCAAGCTGAGGTGTTTTAAAGGCATAAAGACGCTGCCTGTGGACTATGAGTCGTacaagaaagcgtggatgacGGCCGAAATCTTCAAGAGCTGGATAACAAAATTGGACCGCAAGTTTGCTTCTTCGAACCGCAAGGTGTTGATCCTTGTGGATCACTGCAGTGCTCACATGTATGTGCCAGCCTTAAGTGCAATACGCCTCGCATTTGTGCCTGCAAACACAACAGCTGTtttgcagccaatggaccaaggcatcATCAAGAATGTTAAGATCCTGTACAGGCGGCACCTCTTCGAGCGCATGGTTCTGTGCATGAATAATTCCGCAAAATACGCGGTGAGCCTGCTCAGTGCCATTCACATGTTTGCGCGAGCATGGGATCGTGTGAAGCAAGAAACAATCGCAAACTGCTTCAGGGCTTGCAGTTTTGTGACAGCTTCTTCGGAGGATGCCTCTGCAATTTCACCGGAGGAAGCGTCAACAAGCGAGCTTGACAGCACTGATTTTGGTGATGCTCTCGGGGACAACAATTTTGAAGATTACGTCGCCGTAGACAAGGCGGTCGAAACGTGCAGTGCACTAACGGATAAAGAGATTGTGGAGATCATTTGGCCCCAGGAAAGCGACTATCACGTTGAAGATGAGCCGCCACCTAAGGCTGCCGATGCAGCTGCAAGCCTTGCTCTTGCGGAGCGCTTCCTTGCTGATGAAGGTAACGCGGAAGAAGCGTTCCGCCACATCTACAGCCTGCAGAACTTGCTTTCAGCAGCGCGATTCGGCAAGAAGAAACAGAGCAAGATGACAGACTATTTTTCTTAG